The following are encoded in a window of Colletotrichum lupini chromosome 3, complete sequence genomic DNA:
- a CDS encoding glycosylhydrolase family 61-5, producing the protein MKSAILSLLAIAANQVSAHATFQALWVDGVDFGGQCARLPLSNSPVQDVTSNDVRCNANGGPVARKCVVKAGSSVVVEMHQQPNDRTCTQEAIGGAHYGPVLAYMTKVSDATTADGSTGWFKIYQDGWSAAAGSANGDGDNWGSKDMNTCCGKVQVKIPSDIPAGDYLLRAESIALHAAGSSGGAQLYMTCFQLTVTGGGSASPGTVSFPGAYKASDAGILVDIHRALTTYVVPGPTVYAGGSTKSAGAACVGCESTCTAGSGPTGTASSVPLPTASGGLPGCTVAKYAQCGGEGYTGCTTCASGSTCQAVSAPYYYQCG; encoded by the exons ATGAAGTCCGCTATTCTATCCTTGTTGGCGATCGCGGCCAACCAGGTTTCAGCACACGCGACCTTTCAGGCTCTGTGGGTTGATGGAGTAGAT TTTGGCGGCCAATGTGCCCGACTCCCGCTTTCAAACTCACCCGTTCAAGACGTCACTTCCAACGATGTTCGATGCAATGCCAACGGCGGCCCAGTTGCTCGCAAGTGTGTGGTCAAGGCCGGATCCTCAGTTGTGGTCGAGATGCATCAG CAACCCAACGACCGAACATGCACCCAAGAAGCCATCGGAGGCGCACACTACGGCCCCGTCCTTGCCTACATGACCAAGGTTTCCGACGCTACTACCGCCGACGGCTCGACCGGCTGGTTCAAGATCTACCAAGACGGATGGTCCGCCGCGGCCGGCAGTGCAAACGGCGACGGTGACAATTGGGGATCAAAGGACATGAACACCTGCTGTGGTAAAGTCCAGGTGAAGATTCCCTCAGACATCCCCGCCGGAGACTACCTCCTTCGCGCCGAGTCCATCGCCCTGCACGCGGCCGGCTCGAGCGGGGGCGCCCAGCTGTACATGACTTGCTTCCAACTCACCGTGACTGGCGGAGGAAGTGCTTCTCCCGGAACCGTCTCGTTCCCTGGCGCCTACAAGGCTTCTGATGCTGGCATACTTGTCGATATTCACAGGGCCCTGACTACCTACGTCGTGCCGGGCCCGACTGTGTACGCCGGAGGCTCGACCAAGAGTGCCGGTGCTGCTTGCGTTGGCTGCGAGTCGACGTGCACCGCTGGCTCTGGACCTACTGGAACCGCATCGAGCGTGCCACTGCCGACGGCCTCTGGTGGGCTGCCCGGCTGCACTGTTGCCAAGTATGCTCAGTGTGGTGGCGAAGGGTACACCGGCTGTACCACTTGTGCT TCGGGCTCGACATGTCAGGCTGTTTCGGCTCCCTACTATTACCAATGTGGTTAA
- a CDS encoding mannan endo-1,4-beta-mannosidase C — MAFPSIDPTMLPQLSGLLSIGLLASGAASAACIRKGFVTVKGTKFQLDGEDFNFAGSNAYYFPFDNNQADVEAGLTAAKDAGLKVFRTWGFNDKNVTYNAGGLPQYGGEGAGDTDIVFQRWENGTSTINIEAFDKVVNAADKVGIKLIVALTNNWADYGGMDVYTVNLGGKYHDDFYHVPAIKDAFKRYVKEMVTRYKDSPAIMAWELANEPRCGADGTRNLPRSDDCTPERLGAWITEMSAYVKSLDNKHLVTWGGEGGFNIESDDWAYNGADGSDFDHELALPNIDFGTFHSYPDWWSKTVEWTEQWIRDHAASGKKVGKPVVHEEYGWLTADKRLEYLGKVDDTPRTEVLGKWQAISLEEEMPDMYWQYGFSNYSYGRNHNDGFTIYLDDAEAQPLVYEHAAKVNAL; from the exons ATG GCCTTCCCGTCAATTGATCCAACAATGCTACCTCAACTCTCCGGTCTGCTCTCCATTGGCCTTTTGGCCAGCGGAGCCGCGTCCGCGGCTTGCATCAGGAAGGGCTTCGTCACGGTCAAGGGCACAAAGTTCCAGCTCGATGGCGAAGACTTCAACTTTGCGGGTAGCAATGCCTACTACTTCCCTTTCGACAAC AACCAAGCCGATGTCGAGGCCGGCTTGACGGCAGCCAAGGACGCCGGGTTGAAGGTCTTCCGCACATGGGGCTTCAACGACAAGAACGTCACGTACAATGCTGGTGGTCTACCCCAGTATGGCGGCGAGGGTGCTGGCGACACAGATATCGTCTTCCAGAGATGGGAGAACGGCACTTCCACCATCAACATTGAGGCCTTTGACAAGGTCGTCAACGCAGCGGACAAGGTCGGCATCAAGCTGATTGTCGCGCTCACCAACAACTGGGCCGATTACGGCGGCATGGACGTCTACACGGTCAACCTGGGTGGGAAATACCACGACGAC TTCTACCACGTCCCCGCGATCAAGGACGCCTTCAAGCGCTACGTAAAAGAAATGGTCACCCGCTACAAGGACTCGCCAGCCATCATGGCCTGGGAACTCGCCAACGAACCCCGCTGCGGCGCAGACGGCACCCGCAACCTCCCCCGAAGCGACGACTGCACGCCCGAGCGCCTGGGCGCCTGGATCACCGAAATGAGCGCCTACGTCAAGTCCCTCGACAACAAGCACCTCGTAACCTGGGGCGGCGAGGGCGGCTTCAACATCGAATCAGACGACTGGGCGTACAACGGCGCCGACGGGAGCGACTTTGACCACGAGCTCGCGCTGCCGAATATCGACTTTGGCACGTTCCACTCCTACCCTGACTGGTGGAGCAAGACGGTCGAGTGGACGGAGCAGTGGATCCGGGATCACGCGGCGTCTGGGAAGAAGGTTGGGAAGCCGGTTGTGCACGAGGAGTATGGATGGTTGACGGCCGATAAGAGGCTTGAGTACCTTGGCAAGGTGGACGACACGCCGAGGACAGAGGTGCTGGGCAAGTGGCAAGCGATTTCGCTGGAGGAGGAGATGCCGGATATGTACTGGCAGTACGGGTTCTCCAACTACTCGTATGGTCGCAACCATAATGATGGGTTCACCATCTACCTGGATGATGCCGAGGCCCAGCCGCTTGTTTATGAGCATGCCGCCAAGGTCAACGCCCTTTAG